TACACTTTTCTCCTAACTATTCTATGCTGCATGCCTATGATTTAGCTTACAATAAGGACATTGATGTAAAGCTTCGAAATCGAGCAATGGAGCGTCTGCTAGAATTTGAAACAGTGAATCGAGATCAATTATTAAGAACAATCTATCAATATCAATTATCGAATGGCAAAGAACGACCTATTGTTGGACGACTTGCAATGTTGGCAGGTCATTTCCAAAAGGCATTGCTGGAGAAAAAAGATTTATATTACTCGCTTTTCCCTAGAGAGTCACATAAATTAAAGAGTAATGACAAGCTGGTGGCAAACCAAACATTTGAGCAACAATTAAAAAATGCTGAGAAATATGGCAAGAAACGTGTAACCAATGATTTAATGATTGAAAATAAATTTTATAAACGTCTTGTCAATGCTGATTTAACAAAGTTTAAAGGCTCTCGTAAGAACGAAGATTATACAGTATCACCCGAATATGAAGATTTTCAGCTCGTCATAGATATTTTAAAGGATGCCGGTGCAAAGCCATTATTTATTTCAATTCCTGTAAATGGCTATTGGTATGACTACAATGAATATCCACAGGAGCGTCGTCAAAAATACTATGAAAAAATGGAGCAAGTATTAACAAATGCAAATGTTCCATATGTTAATTTCTCAGATCATGAATATGACCCTTATTTTATTATGGATACGATTCATATTGCATGGAAGGGCTGGGTATATGTAGATCAAGAGCTAGATAACTATTGGACACAATCATAAATTGTCGTTAACAAATGAAAAGACAGTCTAAAGTGTTAATCACTTAAGGCTGTCTTTTTTACTGCTCAATACTAACGACTCTTAGACAGATAAACCCATTAACTTCAAGCAACAGGGTTCTATTTAGTTATTGAACCAAAATAGGCGTTGTCTAAAAGGTTGAGCCATGAAATTCGATTTCTTATGAAGGATTTTAAATACGGTTTTTAGTATTCATTCAAAAGCCAAATCTCAGCATAGTTTCTGTCTTTACTTAATTGCTTTTATTCGATTCAAATGACATCGACAAATGCCATTATCCTAATGTATGGAAGAGATAATCCACTAATGCACAAATTGCTTCACGAGCATATCCCTTTCCCTAAAACATAGCCATTTTCTACAATGCTAAAAGTGTATGAAGTCACAATCTCCAATAAGCTCGTTAGTCTCAGCTAAGGCAATATGATTAAATTATTTATTCACATAAGATTCTGCTTCATGGCGATTGATATTTAGCAATTTTAGAATCAGCACGATATTCATAAAAGGCTTCTGTATCATCTTTTTTAAATCTTAAAAGAAGACGATCTGTTATAGCGAAGTTTTCCATAAGAATCACTCTTCAAACCGTGTTTTATGATAAGAGATATTTTTTGGTTTTATACGAAAAGAAATAACAAAACTTAGAAGAAGCAAAACAAGCTGAAGTGATAAAGCTAATAGGATGCCATTTATTATACCCCATTGTAAAGTCTCACTAATAGCTAAAAAAGCTCCCCCAA
This genomic stretch from Lysinibacillus pakistanensis harbors:
- the dltD gene encoding D-alanyl-lipoteichoic acid biosynthesis protein DltD: MIKKGFLSLFIAFVLFTVFVFFPNSWIKAWISDEDVEQAKTNMSPLVFQGMYLQERMLQEPNSMPLYGSSELNRFDPFHPYNYARATNAPYSTFMIGRGGMQSITHFLNFAAQEKNLKDKKIVFIVSPQWFTKKGMGELHFSPNYSMLHAYDLAYNKDIDVKLRNRAMERLLEFETVNRDQLLRTIYQYQLSNGKERPIVGRLAMLAGHFQKALLEKKDLYYSLFPRESHKLKSNDKLVANQTFEQQLKNAEKYGKKRVTNDLMIENKFYKRLVNADLTKFKGSRKNEDYTVSPEYEDFQLVIDILKDAGAKPLFISIPVNGYWYDYNEYPQERRQKYYEKMEQVLTNANVPYVNFSDHEYDPYFIMDTIHIAWKGWVYVDQELDNYWTQS